In Drosophila santomea strain STO CAGO 1482 chromosome 3L, Prin_Dsan_1.1, whole genome shotgun sequence, a single window of DNA contains:
- the LOC120448131 gene encoding uncharacterized protein LOC120448131, which yields MDKMTATWLLCFVLSSTVMAIAEESGSGLFNVTGNSSDTETAPKLPSEVQKAVCTVTAGEVRASAEAVTTKTLKGVCGSDEMNMAFRSLENKLYEELRVMKLILVHLAKANGLKLNTALSTSLPTPPPTMRPITAAVPQIFKPIEPPKKASNATNLKAEENEVAPDFGLKKTPTLKNLESNANLGARETEVDKFNNTVLADQDVKLFTYYWKLENVTELIKAPKLATVSSPIFSFKGKSLQLKCTFHHMNRELLNLQLGYGIFNPKSNPGQSNNILLEMDGIFQNTKWTEDIQLKHKISILDQSHTHRRTQDLSSQVLNKLDMGFSIPNSVLLGSSYIKQNSLLIQILLYL from the exons ATGGATAAGATGACAGCTACGTGGTTGCTGTGCTTTGTTCTCTCCTCCACGGTGATGGCGATAGCGGAGGAATCGGGCAGCGGTCTGTTCAACGTCACTGGGAATTCCTCGGATACCGAAACTGCTCCAAAGTTACCCAGCGAAGTGCAAAAGGCTGTTTGCACTGTGACTGCCGGCGAGGTAAGGGCATCTGCCGAGGCTGTCACCACAAAAACCCTTAAGGGAGTGTGTGGATCAG ATGAAATGAACATGGCCTTCCGGAGTCTGGAGAACAAACTCTACGAAGAGCTTCGAGTAATGAAACTGATTTTGGTGCACCTAGCAAAGGCAAATGGACTTAAACTCAATACTGCCCTTTCCACATCTCTGCCCACTCCACCCCCTACTATGAGGCCAATCACAGCCGCTGTGCCGCAAATCTTTAAGCCAATAGAACCTCCCAAGAAGGCTTCCAATGCAACCAATTTGAAAGCCGAAGAAAACGAAGTTGCTCCAGACTTTGGACTCAAGAAGACGCCCACCCTGAAAAACTTGGAGTCAAACGCAAATCTTGGAGCTCGGGAAACTGAAGTCGATAAATTTAACAATACTGTGCTGGCCGATCAAGATGTAAAATTGTTCACTTACTATTGGAAGTTGGAGAACGTCACAGAACTTATCAAAGCACCAAAATTGGCCACTGTCAGTAGCCCAATATTCAGCTTTAAAG GAAAGTCCTTACAACTAAAGTGCACTTTCCATCACATGAATCGCGAACTGCTGAACCTGCAACTAGGATATGGCATCTTTAATCCGAAATCTAACCCTGGCCAAAGCAACAACATCTTGTTAGAAATGGAcggaattttccaaaatacTAAGTGGACCGAAGACATCCAGCTGAAGCACAAAATTTCCATACTGGATCAAAGTCATACCCACCGAAGAACGCAGGATCTGAGTTCACAGGTGCTGAACAAGCTGGACATGGGCTTCTCCATCCCGAACAGCGTGCTCCTCGGTAGCTCTTACATCAAGCAAAATTCGCTATTGATTCAGattcttttatatttgtgA
- the LOC120448123 gene encoding insulin-degrading enzyme isoform X2: MTIAESSQKSATRKPDSMEPILRLNNIEKSLQDTRDYRGLQLENGLKVLLISDPNTDVSAAALSVQVGHMSDPTNLPGLAHFCEHMLFLGTEKYPHENGYTTYLSQSGGSSNAATYPLMTKYHFHVAPDKLDGALDRFAQFFIAPLFTPSATEREINAVNSEHEKNLPSDLWRIKQVNRHLAKPDHAYSKFGSGNKTTLSEIPKSKNIDVRDELLKFHKQWYSANIMCLAVIGKESLDELEGMVLEKFSEIENKNVEVPDWPRHPYAEERYGQKVKIVPIKDIRSLTISFTTDDLTQFYKSGPDNYLTHLIGHEGKGSILSELRRLGWCNDLMAGHQNTQNGFGFFDIVVDLTQEGLEHVDDIVKIVFQYLEMLRKEGPKKWIFDECVKLNEMRFRFKEKEQPESLVTHAVSSMQIFPLEEVLIAPYLSNEWRPDLIKGLLDELVPSKSRIVMVSQSFEQDCDLAEPYYKTKYGVKRVAKDTVQCWENCELNENLKLALPNSFIPTNFDISEVPADAPKHPTIIMDTPILRVWHKQDNQFNKPKACMTFDMSNPIAYLDPLNCNLNHMMVMLLKDQLNEYLYDAELASLKLSVMGKTCGIDFTIRGFSDKQVVLLEKLLDHLFDFSIDEKRFDILKEEYVRSLKNFKAEQPYQHSIYYLALLLTENAWANVELLDAMELVTYDRVLNFAREFFQRLHTECFIFGNVTKQQATDIAGRVNTRLEATNASKLPILARQMLKKREYKLLAGDSYLFEKENEFHKSSCTQLYLQCGAQTDHTNIMVNLVSQVLSEPCYDCLRTKEQLGYIVFSGVRKVNGANGIRIIVQSAKHPSFVEDRIENFLQTYLQVIEDMPLDEFERHKEALAVKKLEKPKTIFQQFSQFYGEIAMQTYHFEREEAEVAILRKISKADFVEYFKKFIAKDGEERRVLSVHIVSQQTDDNATTEAEPLEITNMERHKPISDIVTFKSCKELYPIALPFLDIKAKGARSKL; this comes from the exons ATGACAATAGCTGAGAGCTCGCAAAAGTCCGCAACCAGAAAACCAGACAGCATGGAGCCCATATTGAG GCTGAACAACATTGAAAAGTCGCTGCAGGACACACGCGACTACCGGGGATTGCAACTCGAAAATGGACTGAAGGTCCTGCTTATCAGCGATCCCAACACAGATGTCTCGGCTGCAGCTCTCTCCGTGCAAGTGGG CCACATGTCAGATCCCACGAACCTGCCTGGATTGGCCCACTTTTGCGAGCACATGCTGTTCCTGGGCACCGAGAAGTATCCCCATGAGAATGGCTACACCACTTACCTTTCGCAGAGCGGCGGAAGCAGCAACGCCGCCACCTATCCCCTGATGACAAAGTACCACTTCCATGTAGCGCCGGACAAGTTAGATGGAGCATTAGATCGCTTCGCGCAGTTCTTCATAGCACCCTTGTTCACGCCCAGCGCCACAGAGCGGGAAATAAATGCG GTAAACTCCGAGCACGAAAAAAACCTGCCCAGCGATCTGTGGCGAATCAAGCAGGTGAACCGTCACCTGGCCAAGCCGGATCATGCCTACAGCAAGTTTGGTAGCGGCAACAAGACCACCCTTTCCGAAATACCCAAGTCCAAGAACATAGATGTGCGGGATGAGTTGCTTAAGTTCCACAAGCAGTGGTACTCCGCCAACATAATGTGCCTGGCTGTCATTGGAAAAG AATCTTTGGACGAACTGGAGGGTATGGTATTGGAGAAGTTCTCGGAAATCGAGAACAAAAACGTCGAGGTTCCAGATTGGCCACGCCATCCCTACGCCGAGGAGCGCTATGgacaaaaagtgaaaatagTGCCTATCAAAGACATCCGATCGCTGACGATAAGCTTTACCACAGACGATTTGACGCAGTTCTACAAGTCAGGC CCCGATAACTATTTGACGCACCTCATCGGTCACGAGGGCAAGGGCAGCATTTTATCCGAGCTGCGACGTCTGGGCTGGTGCAATGA TCTTATGGCCGGGCATCAGAACACACAAAACGGATTTGGGTTCTTCGATATTGTCGTCGACTTGACGCAAGAGGGTTTGGAACACGTGGATGACATTGTTAAGATCGTGTTTCAGTACTTGGAAATGCTGCGAAAAGAGGGTCCCAAGAAGTGGATATTTGACGAGTGCGTTAAACTCAACGAAATGAGATTCCGCTTCAAGGAAAAGGAGCAGCCGGAGAGTTTAGTCACACATGCCGTCTCGTCGATGCAAATATTTCCCCTGGAGGAGGTACTTATTGCTCCATATCTGAGCAACGAATGGCGTCCAGACCTCATTAAAGGCTTATTGGATGAGCTGGTTCCATCCAAAAGCCGAATAGTAATGGTAAGCCAGAGTTTTGAGCAGGATTGCGACCTAGCGGAGCCCTACTATAAAACCAAGTACGGCGTTAAGCGCGTGGCAAAGGATACAGTGCAA tgTTGGGAGAATTGTGAACTCAACGAGAACCTAAAACTGGCGCTGCCAAACAGCTTCATACCAACAAACTTTGATATTTCCGAGGTTCCAGCCGATGCTCCCAAACATCCCACTATTATTATGGATACCCCAATTTTAAGGGTTTGGCATAAGCAGGACAATCAGTTCAATAAACCCAAGGCATGCATGACGTTCGACATGTCCAATCCCATAGCTTATCTAGATCCCCTGAACTGTAATCTGAACCATATGATGGTGATGCTGCTGAAGGATCAGCTCAACGAGTACTTATACGATGCAGAGCTAGCCAGTTTGAAGCTTAGTGTGATGGGAAAGACGTGCGGCATCGAT TTCACCATTCGAGGTTTTAGTGACAAACAGGTGGTGCTGTTGGAGAAGCTGTTAGATCATCTTTTTGACTTTTCCATCGATGAAAAACGTTTTGACATCCTTAAGGAGGAATACGTACGTTCACTGAAAAACTTTAAGGCTGAGCAACCATATCAGCATTCCATATACTATTTAGCTTTGTTGTTAACTGAAAATGCGTGGGCCAATGTGGAGCTGTTAGACGCTATGGAAC TTGTCACGTACGATAGAGTGTTAAACTTTGCTAGGGAGTTCTTCCAGCGCCTGCACACAGAGtgctttatttttggcaatgtGACCAAGCAGCAGGCCACGGACATCGCGGGTAGAGTTAACACTCGCCTGGAGGCTACCAATGCGTCAAAGCTTCCCATTTTGGCGCGGCAAATGCTAAAAAAGCGAGAGTATAAGCTGCTTGCGG GCGACAGCTACTTATTTGAGAAGGAGAACGAGTTCCATAAGAGCTCCTGCACACAGCTCTACTTGCAATGCGGCGCACAAACAGATCACACAAACATAATGGTGAACCTGGTGTCCCAGGTGCTCTCGGAACCTTGCTACGATTGCCTTCGCACAAAGGAACAGCTGGGCTACATCGTGTTCAGCGGAGTGCGTAAGGTGAATGGAGCAAATGGCATACGTATCATTGTGCAGTCAGCAAAGCACCCGTCCTTTGTCGAAGATCGTATTGAAAACTTTCTGCAAACTTATTTG CAAGTAATTGAGGATATGCCATTGGATGAGTTTGAACGGCACAAGGAGGCTTTGGCCGTgaaaaagctggaaaagccTAAGACCATATTCCAGCAATTCAGCCAGTTCTATGGCGAAATAGCCATGCAGACGTATCACTTTGAAAGAGAGGAAGCTGAGGTAGCAATACTCCGTAAGATCAGCAAGGCCGACTTTGTAGAATACTTCAAG AAATTTATCGCAAAAGATGGTGAGGAGCGACGCGTTTTGTCCGTACACATTGTATCCCAGCAAACCGACGACAATGCCACGACAGAAGCGGAGCCCTTGGAGATCACAAACATGGAGCGTCATAAACCAATCAGCGATATTGTAACCTTTAAGTCGTGCAAGGAGCTCTACCCCATCGCTCTGCCGTTCCTTGACATAAAGGCAAAGGGAGCACGCAGCAAGCTTTAA
- the LOC120448123 gene encoding insulin-degrading enzyme isoform X1, which translates to MYLTCRKSIFALTAVFGRRSSALRASISVTHRSIGTFTKPKMTIAESSQKSATRKPDSMEPILRLNNIEKSLQDTRDYRGLQLENGLKVLLISDPNTDVSAAALSVQVGHMSDPTNLPGLAHFCEHMLFLGTEKYPHENGYTTYLSQSGGSSNAATYPLMTKYHFHVAPDKLDGALDRFAQFFIAPLFTPSATEREINAVNSEHEKNLPSDLWRIKQVNRHLAKPDHAYSKFGSGNKTTLSEIPKSKNIDVRDELLKFHKQWYSANIMCLAVIGKESLDELEGMVLEKFSEIENKNVEVPDWPRHPYAEERYGQKVKIVPIKDIRSLTISFTTDDLTQFYKSGPDNYLTHLIGHEGKGSILSELRRLGWCNDLMAGHQNTQNGFGFFDIVVDLTQEGLEHVDDIVKIVFQYLEMLRKEGPKKWIFDECVKLNEMRFRFKEKEQPESLVTHAVSSMQIFPLEEVLIAPYLSNEWRPDLIKGLLDELVPSKSRIVMVSQSFEQDCDLAEPYYKTKYGVKRVAKDTVQCWENCELNENLKLALPNSFIPTNFDISEVPADAPKHPTIIMDTPILRVWHKQDNQFNKPKACMTFDMSNPIAYLDPLNCNLNHMMVMLLKDQLNEYLYDAELASLKLSVMGKTCGIDFTIRGFSDKQVVLLEKLLDHLFDFSIDEKRFDILKEEYVRSLKNFKAEQPYQHSIYYLALLLTENAWANVELLDAMELVTYDRVLNFAREFFQRLHTECFIFGNVTKQQATDIAGRVNTRLEATNASKLPILARQMLKKREYKLLAGDSYLFEKENEFHKSSCTQLYLQCGAQTDHTNIMVNLVSQVLSEPCYDCLRTKEQLGYIVFSGVRKVNGANGIRIIVQSAKHPSFVEDRIENFLQTYLQVIEDMPLDEFERHKEALAVKKLEKPKTIFQQFSQFYGEIAMQTYHFEREEAEVAILRKISKADFVEYFKKFIAKDGEERRVLSVHIVSQQTDDNATTEAEPLEITNMERHKPISDIVTFKSCKELYPIALPFLDIKAKGARSKL; encoded by the exons ATGTATCTTACGtgcagaaaatcgatttttgcCTTAACAGCGGTTTTTGGTCGACG GTCAAGTGCGTTGAGGGCCAGCATTTCAGTAACACATCGATCTATTGGAACGTTTACTAAACCCAAGATGACAATAGCTGAGAGCTCGCAAAAGTCCGCAACCAGAAAACCAGACAGCATGGAGCCCATATTGAG GCTGAACAACATTGAAAAGTCGCTGCAGGACACACGCGACTACCGGGGATTGCAACTCGAAAATGGACTGAAGGTCCTGCTTATCAGCGATCCCAACACAGATGTCTCGGCTGCAGCTCTCTCCGTGCAAGTGGG CCACATGTCAGATCCCACGAACCTGCCTGGATTGGCCCACTTTTGCGAGCACATGCTGTTCCTGGGCACCGAGAAGTATCCCCATGAGAATGGCTACACCACTTACCTTTCGCAGAGCGGCGGAAGCAGCAACGCCGCCACCTATCCCCTGATGACAAAGTACCACTTCCATGTAGCGCCGGACAAGTTAGATGGAGCATTAGATCGCTTCGCGCAGTTCTTCATAGCACCCTTGTTCACGCCCAGCGCCACAGAGCGGGAAATAAATGCG GTAAACTCCGAGCACGAAAAAAACCTGCCCAGCGATCTGTGGCGAATCAAGCAGGTGAACCGTCACCTGGCCAAGCCGGATCATGCCTACAGCAAGTTTGGTAGCGGCAACAAGACCACCCTTTCCGAAATACCCAAGTCCAAGAACATAGATGTGCGGGATGAGTTGCTTAAGTTCCACAAGCAGTGGTACTCCGCCAACATAATGTGCCTGGCTGTCATTGGAAAAG AATCTTTGGACGAACTGGAGGGTATGGTATTGGAGAAGTTCTCGGAAATCGAGAACAAAAACGTCGAGGTTCCAGATTGGCCACGCCATCCCTACGCCGAGGAGCGCTATGgacaaaaagtgaaaatagTGCCTATCAAAGACATCCGATCGCTGACGATAAGCTTTACCACAGACGATTTGACGCAGTTCTACAAGTCAGGC CCCGATAACTATTTGACGCACCTCATCGGTCACGAGGGCAAGGGCAGCATTTTATCCGAGCTGCGACGTCTGGGCTGGTGCAATGA TCTTATGGCCGGGCATCAGAACACACAAAACGGATTTGGGTTCTTCGATATTGTCGTCGACTTGACGCAAGAGGGTTTGGAACACGTGGATGACATTGTTAAGATCGTGTTTCAGTACTTGGAAATGCTGCGAAAAGAGGGTCCCAAGAAGTGGATATTTGACGAGTGCGTTAAACTCAACGAAATGAGATTCCGCTTCAAGGAAAAGGAGCAGCCGGAGAGTTTAGTCACACATGCCGTCTCGTCGATGCAAATATTTCCCCTGGAGGAGGTACTTATTGCTCCATATCTGAGCAACGAATGGCGTCCAGACCTCATTAAAGGCTTATTGGATGAGCTGGTTCCATCCAAAAGCCGAATAGTAATGGTAAGCCAGAGTTTTGAGCAGGATTGCGACCTAGCGGAGCCCTACTATAAAACCAAGTACGGCGTTAAGCGCGTGGCAAAGGATACAGTGCAA tgTTGGGAGAATTGTGAACTCAACGAGAACCTAAAACTGGCGCTGCCAAACAGCTTCATACCAACAAACTTTGATATTTCCGAGGTTCCAGCCGATGCTCCCAAACATCCCACTATTATTATGGATACCCCAATTTTAAGGGTTTGGCATAAGCAGGACAATCAGTTCAATAAACCCAAGGCATGCATGACGTTCGACATGTCCAATCCCATAGCTTATCTAGATCCCCTGAACTGTAATCTGAACCATATGATGGTGATGCTGCTGAAGGATCAGCTCAACGAGTACTTATACGATGCAGAGCTAGCCAGTTTGAAGCTTAGTGTGATGGGAAAGACGTGCGGCATCGAT TTCACCATTCGAGGTTTTAGTGACAAACAGGTGGTGCTGTTGGAGAAGCTGTTAGATCATCTTTTTGACTTTTCCATCGATGAAAAACGTTTTGACATCCTTAAGGAGGAATACGTACGTTCACTGAAAAACTTTAAGGCTGAGCAACCATATCAGCATTCCATATACTATTTAGCTTTGTTGTTAACTGAAAATGCGTGGGCCAATGTGGAGCTGTTAGACGCTATGGAAC TTGTCACGTACGATAGAGTGTTAAACTTTGCTAGGGAGTTCTTCCAGCGCCTGCACACAGAGtgctttatttttggcaatgtGACCAAGCAGCAGGCCACGGACATCGCGGGTAGAGTTAACACTCGCCTGGAGGCTACCAATGCGTCAAAGCTTCCCATTTTGGCGCGGCAAATGCTAAAAAAGCGAGAGTATAAGCTGCTTGCGG GCGACAGCTACTTATTTGAGAAGGAGAACGAGTTCCATAAGAGCTCCTGCACACAGCTCTACTTGCAATGCGGCGCACAAACAGATCACACAAACATAATGGTGAACCTGGTGTCCCAGGTGCTCTCGGAACCTTGCTACGATTGCCTTCGCACAAAGGAACAGCTGGGCTACATCGTGTTCAGCGGAGTGCGTAAGGTGAATGGAGCAAATGGCATACGTATCATTGTGCAGTCAGCAAAGCACCCGTCCTTTGTCGAAGATCGTATTGAAAACTTTCTGCAAACTTATTTG CAAGTAATTGAGGATATGCCATTGGATGAGTTTGAACGGCACAAGGAGGCTTTGGCCGTgaaaaagctggaaaagccTAAGACCATATTCCAGCAATTCAGCCAGTTCTATGGCGAAATAGCCATGCAGACGTATCACTTTGAAAGAGAGGAAGCTGAGGTAGCAATACTCCGTAAGATCAGCAAGGCCGACTTTGTAGAATACTTCAAG AAATTTATCGCAAAAGATGGTGAGGAGCGACGCGTTTTGTCCGTACACATTGTATCCCAGCAAACCGACGACAATGCCACGACAGAAGCGGAGCCCTTGGAGATCACAAACATGGAGCGTCATAAACCAATCAGCGATATTGTAACCTTTAAGTCGTGCAAGGAGCTCTACCCCATCGCTCTGCCGTTCCTTGACATAAAGGCAAAGGGAGCACGCAGCAAGCTTTAA
- the LOC120448124 gene encoding protein inturned, translating to MRKSPGSLASEAFSSSNSSLSNSYSDGSDLANWEEYVTTDGSLFYMEYVRNEKTGVSAERRVEFMRRSLRLGKKSSRRQPHSNNQSHNQNQSHGQSQLDTQTEPQEFRFSQFKTAAPDPKKLDLVITAADRFRFGRRSTAVESILGFRVLPFPDQPECLMVDGFVHDLSALSHGIKRGDWFRSLNGIELYASNVDELLQQFVEPTQVCLGFQSCGAASAVSPTDPTYNPNTQEEQVCKVENFPMFTEKFEQMLITEGNFGSSGSSADIKMPFAMLLLPPECYQHEQQQDSLYYFPEIPDNFLFKARGSFLTLHAVLSELHTQPLSSRLLVDQVQYHVNYRRLNGFLVLFAYAGGLCSAAECSLRSDELIGYIRFSLPGLVLESFNQEEEPGISSKLRLFLRHFCEIQRIRLVAGCQGHIRFEELLGQSRSLPLPKEAQLRIFDALSEMEAMDYRNWNDEPLTTHREFFIYGSALYYDGFLVASLLPPEVRVSVEGFLRCRGIFELLGAAPGIKVREMYVWEEIVLPSATGRYFLTICTKNHLSLAVILKIFDAPDMAPDAVVGPSLFYIEEIQETLDHLVQCGIESLAMFWSVSNKRPEVLDASAIETRDQEKEPNNRLESFLKQKLTVLSPSVEEEAQLCSSLGGSSIHSLTPSEDESCRRRLTPIHGAAEDSDSGSDWENFAVQHPLHYGLNLGAESHNQSQMTESMWKEINNVVPVKISAGWKNSVLHYVYIDIANGSLFAPFSDSSENSNYLSEIRQACHIIHAVLEKSKHYRRQLSESSRAQPNSNGHSNHTVSLVKEHGMTLEVSPQPKTDGQSQSSTSSRFVVVGRLFQSPAKEVYVCHRSDVPQNIVEMAFRLSFFSMG from the coding sequence ATGCGCAAGTCGCCGGGCAGCCTGGCCTCGGAGGCCTTCTCCAGTTCGAACTCCTCGCTGAGCAACTCGTACAGCGATGGCAGCGACCTGGCCAACTGGGAGGAGTACGTGACCACTGACGGGAGTCTCTTCTACATGGAGTATGTGAGAAATGAGAAGACTGGCGTCTCGGCGGAGCGGCGGGTGGAGTTCATGCGCCGATCGCTGCGCCTGGGAAAGAAGTCGTCGCGTCGCCAGCCGCACAGCAATAATCAGAGTCACAACCAAAACCAGTCCCACGGTCAGAGCCAGTTGGATACCCAGACGGAGCCGCAAGAGTTCCGATTCTCGCAGTTCAAGACGGCTGCCCCCGATCCCAAGAAACTGGATCTGGTTATCACAGCCGCCGATCGCTTTCGTTTCGGACGACGGTCCACGGCGGTGGAGTCCATACTGGGCTTCCGGGTGCTGCCCTTTCCGGATCAACCAGAATGCCTGATGGTCGATGGTTTCGTTCACGATCTAAGTGCCCTGTCGCACGGCATAAAACGGGGAGATTGGTTTAGATCCCTGAATGGCATAGAGTTGTATGCCAGCAATGTGGATGAGCTGCTCCAGCAGTTCGTGGAGCCCACTCAGGTGTGCCTAGGCTTTCAATCCTGCGGTGCGGCCAGTGCAGTTTCTCCCACCGATCCGACCTACAATCCAAATACTCAAGAGGAGCAGGTGTGCAAAGTGGAGAACTTTCCCATGTTCACGGAGAAGTTTGAGCAGATGCTGATAACGGAGGGGAACTTCGGCAGTTCCGGAAGTTCCGCGGACATAAAAATGCCCTTTGCTATGCTGCTACTCCCACCGGAGTGCTATCAGCATGAGCAGCAACAGGATTCCTTGTACTACTTTCCGGAAATCCCCGACAACTTCCTATTTAAGGCCCGTGGGAGTTTCCTCACCCTGCACGCCGTTCTCAGTGAACTGCACACCCAACCGTTGAGTTCGCGGCTCCTGGTGGACCAGGTGCAATACCACGTCAACTACCGACGCCTGAATGGGTTCCTAGTCCTCTTCGCCTACGCCGGAGGACTCTGCAGCGCAGCGGAGTGCAGCCTGCGATCGGATGAGCTGATAGGATACATACGCTTCTCTCTGCCGGGCTTGGTCCTGGAGAGCTTCAATCAGGAGGAAGAGCCGGGCATTAGTTCGAAACTGAGGCTTTTCCTGCGACACTTTTGTGAAATCCAAAGGATCCGGCTCGTAGCCGGATGTCAAGGGCATATTCGTTTCGAAGAGCTCCTGGGCCAATCCCGCAGCTTACCGCTGCCCAAGGAAGCGCAGCTGCGCATCTTTGATGCTCTGAGTGAAATGGAGGCCATGGATTATCGCAATTGGAACGATGAGCCACTCACCACTCACCGCGAGTTCTTCATCTACGGAAGTGCGCTGTACTACGATGGATTCCTGGTGGCCAGCCTGCTGCCACCGGAAGTGAGGGTGAGTGTAGAGGGATTCCTGCGCTGCCGAGGGATCTTCGAGTTGCTCGGGGCTGCTCCGGGAATTAAAGTTCGCGAGATGTACGTGTGGGAGGAGATAGTGTTGCCCAGTGCCACAGGGCGATATTTCCTCACAATCTGCACCAAGAACCACTTGAGTCTGGCTGTGATCTTAAAGATCTTTGATGCTCCAGACATGGCTCCTGATGCGGTGGTGGGTCCATCGCTCTTCTACATCGAGGAGATTCAGGAGACGCTGGACCACCTTGTGCAATGCGGCATAGAATCCCTGGCCATGTTCTGGTCCGTTTCCAATAAGAGACCCGAGGTGCTGGACGCTTCTGCCATCGAGACCAGGGATCAGGAGAAGGAGCCGAACAACCGACTGGAGTCCTTCCTTAAGCAGAAGCTCACCGTACTGAGTCCATCGGTGGAAGAGGAGGCCCAACTGTGCTCGTCCTTGGGTGGGTCTTCCATACACAGTCTGACTCCCAGCGAGGATGAATCCTGCCGCAGGCGGTTAACCCCCATCCATGGTGCTGCCGAGGATTCGGACAGCGGTTCCGATTGGGAGAACTTCGCCGTACAGCATCCACTCCATTATGGACTAAATCTCGGGGCCGAGAGTCACAATCAGAGCCAGATGACGGAGTCCATGTGGAAGGAGATCAACAACGTGGTGCCGGTCAAGATATCCGCTGGCTGGAAGAATTCCGTGCTGCACTACGTCTACATCGACATAGCTAATGGGTCCTTGTTTGCACCATTTAGCGACAGCTCCGAGAACTCCAACTACCTCTCCGAGATTCGTCAGGCGTGTCACATAATCCACGCCGTGCTGGAGAAATCCAAGCACTATCGCAGGCAGCTATCGGAATCCTCGAGGGCACAGCCAAACTCAAACGGCCACAGTAACCACACAGTGTCGCTGGTCAAGGAGCACGGCATGACCCTCGAGGTCAGTCCGCAACCCAAGACCGACGGGCAATCGCAGTCCTCGACAAGCAGTCGCTTCGTTGTGGTTGGTCGCCTCTTCCAGTCGCCAGCCAAGGAGGTCTACGTGTGTCACCGATCCGATGTTCCCCAGAATATAGTCGAAATGGCCTTCCGATTGTCCTTTTTCTCAATGGGATAA